In a genomic window of Periophthalmus magnuspinnatus isolate fPerMag1 chromosome 3, fPerMag1.2.pri, whole genome shotgun sequence:
- the LOC117386365 gene encoding AP-1 complex subunit sigma-2-like: MMQFMLLFSRQGKLRLQKWYVPLSDKERKKISRDLVQTILARKPKMCSFLEWRDLKIVYKRYASLYFCCAVEDQDNELITLEIIHRYVELLDKYFGSVCELDIIFNFEKAYFILDEFLLGGEAQETSKKNVLKAIEQADLLQEEAEAPRSVLEEIGLT; the protein is encoded by the exons ATG ATGCAGTTCATGCTGTTGTTTAGCCGTCAGGGGAAACTGCGCTTACAGAAATGGTACGTGCCTCTGTCTGACAAAGAACGGAAGAAGATCTCCAGGGATCTGGTTCAGACCATTTTGGCCCGAAAACCCAAAATGTGCAGTTTTCTGGAGTGGAGGGACCTCAAGATTGTCTATAAGAG ATATGCAAGTTTGTATTTCTGCTGCGCTGTTGAAGACCAGGACAACGAGCTGATCACCCTGGAGATCATTCACAGATACGTTGAGCTGCTGGACAAGTACTTTGGCAGT GTTTGTGAGCTGgacattattttcaattttgAGAAAGCCTACTTTATCCTGGATGAGTTCCTGTTGGGAGGAGAGGCTCAGGAGACATCCAAGAAGAACGTGCTAAAGGCAATCGAACAGGCCGATCTGCTGCAAGAG GAAGCTGAGGCCCCACGCAGTGTGTTGGAGGAGATTGGCCTGACATAA